The genomic window GGAACTGCTTGGTTTCCCTGAGGGTGGAGAGCCAGGGGTGAGGGTGCAGAGTGGGCCATGTCTAGTGCCCACCTGCGTGGGCTGGGTCTGGGGCTCTCGGGGCTGTGGCTGGCAGCATAGATGGCTCCCAGGGCCAGGCCAGCCCCATCCTGGGGCCTGGTTTTGCTTTGTGGTGAGGGTCTGGGTGCTCAGCTGAGCCTGAGGGCCCTGTGAGATATGGGCAGTTTGCACCATGTCCCCTTGTGCGGAAGAGAACACTGAAGCCGAGGAATTGGCCAGAGTGCGGCCAAAAGTGACCTGCCCCACCCAAGGACTTCCACAACCCACTCTGGGGACGGGGGTTCATGCCAGCTGGGGTGGGCAGGCCCGTGTTTGTCCAGGTCTGTAGGGCCCTTCCCTGTGTCACCTCTATTGTCTTCCCGGGGGGGAGTTCTCCCTGCAGGCCCCAACCCTGACCTCTCTAGCAGTGCAGACAGCAGTTGTGAAGATGAAGTACAGTGAGACAGACACAACCACTGAGTGCAGAATACCACAGGCCGGGAGGAGCCGCGCACTTTGGAATGCAGTGGAGGGCAGGCAGCGGAGGGGAGTTCTGTGCCCTGTCTTGTGTTCCCACTCCTCCCTTCTCACggctgtttttctttcattacttcAGTAATTGAGCTGAAAGCTGAGGATCGGAGCAAGTTTCTGGACGCACTTATTTCCCTCCTGTCCTAGGGTGAGTTACAGGGGTTCTGCAGGGGTGGCTGCAGCAGCCCCCTCAGAGCCCGACCCTGATGCCCTGCTCTGTCCTCCCTCAACGGAGGCTTCTACTTGGGTTTCAGACCGAAGCAGGGTTCTTGAGATTGGAGCCAACACATTTTTCCCAAGCACATCTGTCCTTAGGCTGCCAGCAGGGCCACAATGGGGCATTTTGAGGCAGCTAATTTCATTAAGCCCCTGCGATCCCTTCAGAAAGAGCTGGTATTCACCCTCTGCTGACCACACTTGGGCTGGGCATCGCGTGTGACACATGTCACACACAGACTCCCTGGTGCTGCCCTCGAAGGCCACCTGGAGCCTCCTGTCCCACAGCCTTCGTGTCAGGCGCTGGGCAAGAGCCCGCAGAGCAGCCATCCGGGCTTTTGTGTGCTTGGCTCATGAGAAAGCAAAGCTGTTGGCAGCCGCTTAGCTGGGAATTCCAAAGCGCTGGTTCTGCTGGGGCCTTCACCAGCACACAGCTGTCCTGAGGGCCCCATTGGGATTCACTGGCAGGTCACTGTCCCGGGACACCTCCCACTGCCCCATGTGCTACCTCTTTCTTAAGGGTTCCCAGGAAATAGGCCTGCCTTGTGTCTTTGTAACCATCTCTCAGCCCAGGTTCCCCACAGGGAATGCCACATCCAGCCCTGCATCTCCCAGAGCCCTAGCCTGGAGGCTGCGGCTGTGGCAGATGGGCCCTGCCAAGACTCTGTTGCAGGAGGTCCCTCAGGCCAGGCCTGGGGTCCTCCCCACTCTCccatccgtccgtccatccatccatctgtccatccctCCAGGGGCAAGCACCTGTTCTCCTGTTGGGGCTGGAGTGGGGGTTTCTGCTGACAACAGCATAGGGGGCCTCAGGGACCCCACAGTTCCTCTCAGGGTGGCCTGGGCTACATGGGGCCCATTTTGGGCGCGGGGCTCTGAGTCAGACCCTCGGGGTTTTTGGCAAGTTCTGTAGGGTCATCAGCAGTGACCTTGGGCCAGCCACCTAATCAGGCttagcctgtttcctcatccaaAAATGGGGCCCACTCTCTCCTTAGACGATGAGTGTGAGCATCACAGGACTGCATAGGGTGGGgcggaggcagaggtggggctcTCTGGCAGTGGAGTGGGTGCTAGAGGCAAACCCCTCCCCTGCAGCCTGCTTGGTGGTGATGTTATGCTGCTGTGTGTCCTTCCACTGAGGCAGGGGCACAGGTGGCCTGGGCTAGGAGGGCTGAGCAGCAGAGTGccgagggatggagggagagccCCCATGGGAGGGTGCCAGGGGGCTGGCTGAGCAGCTGGGCGGGGTCCGTGAGGTAAGAAGGTGCCCGGGCCAGGGGGCAGGAGCTCTGATGTAGGACAGCTCAGCCCAGTCAAGGGGTGCTATGAGGACAGCAGGGGCCTCCGAGTCTGGGGTGGCCTCACCCCCACAagcagtcctggctactcagcAGCACTACCCAGAGGGGACGCCTGGGCAGTTTCTTCAATTCGGTGGCACATCAACATCGTTTGaaacttgttttttcttgttttgttttctagaattTGATTCTTCCAGAATGACCTTCTTATTTATGTAACTGGCTTTCATTTAGATTGTAAGTTATGGACATGATTTGAGATGTAGAAgccattttttattaaataaaatgcttattttaggCTCCGTCCCCATTGTGGCTCTGGTCTCGAGGCCAGTGCTTGAGTGTGCTCTGAGCCTTCTGTGGGTCTTGGGCCCCAGGAGCCCTCAGTGCCTGGCAGGAAATCAGCATGGGGATTGGCCCCAAGGACAAGATCTCCTtactctgtcctccaggccctCCGGGTGGCAGTGGACAGAGGTCAGGACCCCTCGGCATCCCCGCCTCCTCATAGCACCTGCACCGGCCACTGCCTGGTGGTGCCAGCCAGCACCTGGCTCTGTCCACCTACCACTTCCTCTGGTCCACCTGGCCTCAGCCACATAGCAAGTCCACCCTCTCAGCCATCCCTCCACCTGTGGGTCTCACCATCCAGCACTCTTTTCCAGGTCTTTGAAGGCAGGAGTGATTTGGGTAGGTTTTAAGTCAGTGGGGAAAAGCTCAGAAAGAGTGGCCTGGAAAAGAGCACACAGGTAGGTGGGGCTGGTCTTGGTGCAGCCCTTGGCAAAGGGCAGTGGGCACAAAAGGGTGAGAGCTGGACTGGAGGCTGGGCCCCTCCCCTCACCTCTGGTGGTTTGCACAGCTTCCCGGGACCCTTGAGCTGCCTACCCTGGCCATTTGGGAAAATTCAAAGGCTGTGCAGCTTCCTTTCCatgccctttctttcctttttttgagacagagtctcgctctgtcaccagactagagtgcagttggtgcgatctcggcacactgcaacctctgcctcccgagttcaagtggttctcctgtctcagcctcccgagtagctgggattacaggcacacaccaccacgcccagctaatttttgtatttttagtacagacgggtgtcaccacgttggccagaatggtcttgatgtcctgaccctgtgatccgcccacgtcggccttccaaagtgctgggattacaggcgtgagccaccgtgcccagccccgtGCCTGTCCTTTCTTAGGAAAAGGCTTTCTTAGGAATGCCCTCCCAGGCAGCCTTGGGCCTCAGCTTCTGACCAAACACACCAGACCTGGTACTACCCAGTCCCGGTGGCCAGGTGCAAGAGTGTAAGGACCATTGTTTTTGGCTCTGCCCAGGGCCACAGCTCTGGGATCACACACTCCCAAGCTTGGGGACTATTCTTGGTCCCTGTTGTACAGGCCCAGGTGGGGTACAGGTCAGGCCTGCTGAGGACCTCTGCACCGTGGGGCCCCTCTCCCTGTAACTCATCCCACCGGCTGGTTCCACAGCAGCTCCCAGGAAGCTGCCACACATTCCAGCAGCTGCCCTAAGCCACTCTGAGCCTGCATTCTTGGGGTTCTCCCACTGCTCCATGATGGTAGCCTGGCCAGACCTAGGAGACTCCCTGCCACTGGATGTGGCCCAGACATTTCTGGGCAGGGCCCCCAAGTCCAGTTTGGGGCAGATACCAAGTCTCCCTTCCGGCTGGGCTTAGAGCTCTTCCCTGCAGCATGCCCCCTTCATCAGCTGCTCTCTTCTGCTTCTAGCTTTATGTCAAATGTCAAAAATGTGTTAATTCAAAGTGCCTAGAACAAGGCTAAAAACAGTGAGCTCTCAGTGGCTATGTTAGATGGCTCTAGACACCCCCATTCCGAGGTGCCTGGCAGGGGCCAGCACTGACTCCCAGGCCACACAGCCCCTGGAGGAGGAAGGTTACCCAGAGTGCCCCCAGCAGGGGCTGGCACAGGTGCTGGTTGTGAGCACCATTCTGGGCAGGCTGCCAGGCCAGCAGGGTGGGTACAGGCTCTGTAGGGAGCTGCGCTGGGACTGGCAGAGGAGCCAGGACGAGGGGCTAGAGCCAAGCTGTGGTACTCCAGGCAACCAGCTGCCAGCACCTCCTCCCATGGCAACCCTACTGTTGACCGGCGTGTCCTGCATTCACccctgttcctgccccacccaccaTTGGAAAGGGCCTGGTCGGGGATTCTACAGACCTCTGTGGCCACTTGATGGGGCTTGGGACTAGGCAAGCCCTGAGAGGGCAGTGGAAAACCTCACCCTGTGCTGTGTGGGGCTTGGCCCTTTCTGGGAGAAGCCAGCGGCCTGGCTGCTCACCCCCAGCACTTCCCACACCGCAGGACCCCCACTCACCAGCCTGTGTTGAGGGCGCTTCACCCCGCATCTTCTGCTGGGGTCTGCCGCTGCCCCCGCCCCTGTCCCATCCCGGGCCCCAGGGCCCCATGACGCAGCAGCTCTTCTGACCGCAGATCCCGCCTTTCTGGGCTGTAGTAAGTGGTGGCTGTGTCTCCCACCTGGTGGGAAGGTGGCAGGGAGGATGGGGAAAAGAgccccagcctccagccctgGGAGGAGGTCTCCACAGGAGTCCTTGGGAGGGCGGGGCTGGTGGGTGATGAATGGGGCTGCTGGACACGGAAGATGGCTGGACAGAGAACAGGACACAGGTGGGAGAGAGTTCAAACCATTTACTAAGCAGATTCTTAGCCTTCCCACTCCCGCCCTCTCTCAAGCTCCGGTGCCCACAAGCCTTGCCTGGGGAGATGCTGGAGTGAGACCGGGAGGTCCAGGCCAAGTCACTGGTCCCTGGGCTCGGGCCCTGCCGATGGAGTAAAGACCAGCTGTACACATCTTCCGGTGGGGGCCCTGGGCTCTGCATCCGCCCCTCCGAAGTCAGCAGGAGCCTCTGGGAAGTAAGGCAGCAGCCAAGACCCCCAGCGTCTTGGAGGGGAAGCGAAATCCTCAGTCTGACACCCGCTCTGCCTATGGAAACAGCGCCgcgcacagaaaaggaaacttcaTTCCGTCTGTTAAGGGCAGGGCCGGGCTAGTGGCAGGAGAAGGTCAGCTGCGGGCGCAGGCAGGAGCGGATCCAGGAGCCGCGTCGGGGCGCAGAGCCGGACGTTCCGAGGAGCCTGCGCGCCGCGCTACCCGGCGGAAGCCGCGGTCCATGCGGGGCTCCCCAGGCTTATCCAACGCCTCGCAGGCGTGGCTGGCAGGAGGGGCCCGGCCGTGCCCAGCGCCCTCAGACGTAGTTCTTCTTGTCGTAGTCGCCGGTGGCCGTGGGCCGCCGCGGCGCTGAGTACTTCACGGGGAAGCTGAGGTCGGGACGGCCGGTGCAGACCCAGGCGCCGCAGCACAAGAGGCAGCCGCCTACCATGAGCAGCGCGGTGGCCGCCCAGCCGATGTACAGCGCTGCGCCCAGCTCGTACTTCTGCGACACGGGCACAGACGGGTCGTAAAACTCGCGGACGACAATGTTGGCGAACCAGCAGAGTGGCACGAGCGCCAGCAGCCCGCAAAACAGGTAGAGCACGCCTCCCGTGAGGGCCACACGCGCCTTGGCCGGGCCCGGGGCCACGCAGGTGGTGCACTGCGCGCCCGCCAGGGTCACGAAGAGCGCAACGAACGCCAGCAGCACGGCGCTCACGGTGAGCGCCCGCGCCGCCTGCACCTCGGTGCTCAGAGCCAGCACCGAGTCGTACACTTTGCACTGCATGTGCCCGGTGCTCTGCACCACGCACGACATCCACAGCCCCTTCCAGGTGGTCTGCGCCGTCACGATGTTGTGGTCCAGGAAGGCGGTCACCTGCCACATGGGCAGCCCGCACGCCAGGATCAGACCCCCCCAGCCCACCAGGCACAGCACCAGGCCCAGGATCTCCAACGCTGCGGACCCCATGGCTAGAGGCGAGACGCGCACCCGAAGGCCCGCAGAACCCCCAAGGCCGTGCTGCGCGGCGCCCTGGGCGGGCCCTGGTGCCTTTGCGCCCGCGCTCCCGGCTCTTGGCCCCAGTCCGTTTGCCCCGCGGGTCTGTCGCACCTCCTGGGTCTGCCAGCTCCTGCCGGGGGGTACCCTCTTTGAAGGTTCGGGGGCGGATTCTGTCCCCCGGGCCCGGCCCCCCGGCCCGAAGCAGCCAATCCGTGCGCGGGTCATCGTGCCGCAGCCAATCACAGAGCCTCTGGCAGCTGAAGTTAGGGAAACAACGGCTCTTGAGGGGTAGCTGAGGGCGCGGGACCGCTccccgcccggcagccgcccccaGCCCCACCCGCCGTTGTCCTAGTCGCGGCCGAGCGCATTCTGGGCTGGCCTAGGGCGCGCTTCTTGGGCCGCCTCCCTGCGCGTCCCGGCCCCGTCACTTCAGAAGGCGCTCGACCCCCAGTCTGCACCACCCAGTCCACTCCCACATCCCCGACTGAGCCGGGTGGTCTCTTCCACTCGAGCCAGCTCCACTTCCCTGACCAAGGTTTGCAGAAGCCCCCCACCCCGTCACCGCCGTAGAGGCCCTCGTAGGGGGGCTCTCCAGAAAGCCCGCCCCGGGGTCCAAGCCCCACCCAGGCCCTTTCTCGCACTCTCACTCTCCAGCCCCGCTCTGAGTCCCAGCACTGTCTCTCTCATCCCATGGCAAACAGAGAGGCCAGGCAGGCGTGTGGAggtcaggcccagggccccagccTCACCCCCCATGCCACTCACTGCCTCTCTGGAGCCTGAGTCTCTGGCAAAAAGCGGTGGCACAGGGGCTTTCCCCCTGCCTGGCGACCCCCACTCTCCCAAGCCGCAGGGGCTTCCCAGACCTCTCAATCTTCACAGGGGCTGCTCCTCTTCCTGCGGTACTGCCCGCACCCCATCCTTGGGGGCCCAGTTCAGGTGACACCACTTCAGGAAGTTCCCAGTGACCCAGCACACTGGGTGTAGCACCCAGGGGCAGTGGTGGCCCCAGGCCTAGCAGCCTGCTCTGGCCTTCAGACAGGAGAGACAAAGGGACACGGAGGGGCTGTGCCCTGCCCTCCCACCAGTGGCGATGGTGTCCCTGgcaccccagcccccaggccaccCTCCGGAAGCCAACTTGGAGTTTCCTGGCCAGGAGGAAGAGCCCCCATCCTTGCTGGAGGAGGGAGGCGCGGGATTTCCGGGCATTCTTCTGCACAATGGCCCAGCCATTTCTCGAAAGGTCCACTGGTGTGGACACTCCGGGCCCCCTGAGGCTCAGGTGGGGGCACGCGGCTCCAAAACCCACAGCCCCATGGGGGCACCAGCCCCTTTCTAGTAGTTCTTTCCCCAGTCTCTCTCGGCCCCTTTGTTTCCAGTAAAGTTTGAACTCCAGGCCCTGGACTGAGGCCACTGGGTGCCCAGTTCTTTTATCTGGTCTGTGCTCAGTTCCATTGGACAGGGCCCTCCATAGAAAAAGTATGGCACTGAGGCTGGTCACAGATGTGGGAGGTTTGATGACTTTCTCCCTCCTGGGGCCCGGTTCCCTTCTCCCCCTTCAGATGGCTCTGAGATGGTAAATGAGATAAGGCCAGCGTCTGGCTCACCTAGTGTGGGGAGGTTCTGAAGGCAAGTGTGCCCAGCCCTGAGGCTGGAAGGAAATCATACCCTCTTTGCTCAGCCCCACGTGGCCTCTCCCCACCAGGTATGGCTCTGAGGACCACTGCCTTCTCCCAGCTATCACTTTAGTCACTGCCTTCCTCCTGCTGCAGACCCATGGGCCATGCCCCTTCCTCTACAGACCCTCCTGGACATCTCCTCCTCTGTGTACTCCAGGGGTACAGCTGACCCACCCACCCTCTCACTCTTACTACCCCCTAACCCAAGCCCAGGGAACTTCCCCAGATCCCCCTACTCCCAGCCCTTCCATGCCACCATCTTCCTGGGATGACTGCTGCGGCCTCCTCAGGTCATCAGGGACCTGCCCTTGCCCAGCTAGGCCACCcaccccaccaggcccctctcctgggcctCACCCTACCTAAGACCCTCCATGGCTCACATTGCCCATGGACGAAGAGCCGACTC from Homo sapiens chromosome 22, GRCh38.p14 Primary Assembly includes these protein-coding regions:
- the CLDN5 gene encoding claudin-5 isoform 2 (isoform 2 is encoded by transcript variant 4), which encodes MGSAALEILGLVLCLVGWGGLILACGLPMWQVTAFLDHNIVTAQTTWKGLWMSCVVQSTGHMQCKVYDSVLALSTEVQAARALTVSAVLLAFVALFVTLAGAQCTTCVAPGPAKARVALTGGVLYLFCGLLALVPLCWFANIVVREFYDPSVPVSQKYELGAALYIGWAATALLMVGGCLLCCGAWVCTGRPDLSFPVKYSAPRRPTATGDYDKKNYV
- the CLDN5 gene encoding claudin-5 isoform 1 (isoform 1 is encoded by transcript variant 1) produces the protein MTRARIGCFGPGGRARGTESAPEPSKRVPPGRSWQTQEVRQTRGANGLGPRAGSAGAKAPGPAQGAAQHGLGGSAGLRVRVSPLAMGSAALEILGLVLCLVGWGGLILACGLPMWQVTAFLDHNIVTAQTTWKGLWMSCVVQSTGHMQCKVYDSVLALSTEVQAARALTVSAVLLAFVALFVTLAGAQCTTCVAPGPAKARVALTGGVLYLFCGLLALVPLCWFANIVVREFYDPSVPVSQKYELGAALYIGWAATALLMVGGCLLCCGAWVCTGRPDLSFPVKYSAPRRPTATGDYDKKNYV